Part of the Corynebacterium efficiens YS-314 genome is shown below.
AAAACACCCGGTCAACGCTTCTGGTGGGTAGGGAACCCCAACGAGAAAGGCATCAGGTCACTCTCTATGACCATGACTGATCCCATTGCCGACATGCTGTCGCGCGTGCGCAACGCAAACAATGCGCACCACGACACCGTGTCGATGCCATCCTCCAAGCTCAAGGCGAACATCGCCGAGATCCTGAAGCAGGAAGGCTACATCGAAAGCTACACCGTCGAGGACGCCAAGGTCGGCAAGACCCTGACCCTCGAGCTGAAGTACACCGGCAACCGCGTGCGTTCCATCGCCGGTCTGCGTCGTGTCTCCAAGCCGGGTCTCCGCGTGTACGCCAAGTCCACCAATCTGCCACAGGTCCTGGGCGGCCTGGGCGTGGCCATCATCTCCACGTCCCAGGGCCTCCTGACCGACCGTCAGGCTACCGAGAAGGGCGTAGGCGGAGAAGTTCTCGCCTACGTCTGGTAAAGGGAGGATTGACTAACTATGTCACGTATCGGTAAGAACCCGATTGCCATCCCATCCGGTGTTGAGGTCAAGATCGACGGCCGCCTGGTCGACGTCAAGGGTCCTAAGGGCAACCTGAACGTCACCCTGCCGGAGCCGATCACCGCATCCATCGAGAACAACGAGATCCTCGTTACCCGTCCGGATGACCACCGCAACAGCCGTTCCATGCACGGACTGTCCCGCTCCCTCGTCAACAACCTCGTTGTTGGCGTGACCGAGGGCTACACCATCAAGATGGAGATCTTCGGTGTCGGTTACCGTGTTGCACTGAAGGGCAAGAACCTCGAGTTCTCCCTCGGTTACTCACACCCAGTGCTCATCGAGGCTCCGGAGGGCATCA
Proteins encoded:
- the rplF gene encoding 50S ribosomal protein L6: MSRIGKNPIAIPSGVEVKIDGRLVDVKGPKGNLNVTLPEPITASIENNEILVTRPDDHRNSRSMHGLSRSLVNNLVVGVTEGYTIKMEIFGVGYRVALKGKNLEFSLGYSHPVLIEAPEGITFAVDGTTKLSISGIDKQKVGQVAAVIRRLRKDDPYKGKGIRYEGEQIRRKVGKTGK
- the rpsH gene encoding 30S ribosomal protein S8; the encoded protein is MTMTDPIADMLSRVRNANNAHHDTVSMPSSKLKANIAEILKQEGYIESYTVEDAKVGKTLTLELKYTGNRVRSIAGLRRVSKPGLRVYAKSTNLPQVLGGLGVAIISTSQGLLTDRQATEKGVGGEVLAYVW